A section of the Flavobacterium sp. CG_23.5 genome encodes:
- a CDS encoding lipopolysaccharide biosynthesis protein, with protein MGLYKNLFKQTVIYGLATVIPRMFSFLLVPLYTDLLPTAEYGKVSIIFAYMIFFNVILAYGMETAFFRFYNKEADKKVVVETTMVSIFWTSISFLLLGIVYRNTLAQWSGIDVQYITYTIWILVLDALVIVPFSRLRAYQKPMVYSAIKIGNVLVNLTLSVFFLLYLPKIAEAAPASFLGSLFIDNFQIGYIFLANIIASLLTFIVLSPDYFLLKWKFDFELWKKMMRYGLPIMIAGIAFAINEQFDKILLGRWLPANIAATEVGIYSACYKLGLFMVLYRTAYTLGIEPFFFSHSSDKNAPQTYATVTKYFVIFGSFILLSVIVFADIFKQFMIRDSSYWEAMKVVPLIILANFFLGIYTNLSVWYKLIDKTYIGAYISIVGAIVTLVLNYLLIPTMSYMGSAIATIAAYGSMMLISYYLGNKYYPIPYDAKKIGGYLALSIGFSAVSFYGFRENYYVGISLLLAFLYFIYYNEKETLTRILNSKKN; from the coding sequence TTGGGATTATATAAAAATCTTTTTAAACAGACTGTTATTTATGGATTAGCGACTGTCATTCCTCGAATGTTCAGTTTTCTTTTAGTCCCACTCTACACCGATTTATTGCCAACTGCAGAATATGGAAAAGTATCCATAATTTTTGCGTATATGATTTTCTTCAATGTCATTCTTGCGTATGGAATGGAAACCGCTTTTTTCAGGTTTTACAATAAAGAAGCAGATAAAAAAGTAGTTGTAGAAACCACAATGGTTTCTATTTTTTGGACCTCAATTTCGTTTTTACTGCTTGGAATTGTATATCGAAACACTTTAGCTCAATGGTCAGGGATAGATGTACAATATATAACTTACACGATTTGGATTTTAGTGTTGGATGCTTTGGTAATCGTGCCGTTTTCTAGGTTACGTGCTTATCAAAAACCAATGGTTTATTCCGCAATAAAAATTGGAAATGTTCTTGTCAATCTTACTTTAAGCGTTTTCTTTTTGTTGTACTTGCCCAAGATTGCTGAAGCTGCACCTGCTAGTTTTTTAGGTTCTTTATTTATAGATAATTTCCAAATAGGTTATATTTTCCTAGCAAATATCATTGCCAGTTTATTAACATTTATTGTTCTATCACCCGATTATTTTCTATTAAAATGGAAATTCGACTTTGAACTGTGGAAGAAGATGATGCGTTATGGTTTGCCAATAATGATAGCTGGAATCGCTTTTGCCATTAATGAACAGTTTGATAAAATCCTTCTTGGAAGATGGTTGCCCGCAAACATTGCTGCAACCGAAGTTGGAATCTATTCCGCCTGTTATAAACTTGGATTGTTTATGGTTTTGTATAGAACCGCGTATACTTTAGGAATTGAACCTTTCTTTTTTAGTCATTCTTCTGATAAAAATGCGCCTCAAACCTATGCCACGGTAACCAAATATTTTGTGATTTTTGGTTCTTTTATTTTATTATCGGTAATTGTTTTTGCAGATATTTTTAAACAATTTATGATTCGGGATTCTTCGTATTGGGAAGCCATGAAAGTCGTTCCGCTGATTATTTTGGCTAATTTTTTCTTGGGAATTTACACGAACCTTTCCGTTTGGTACAAACTAATCGACAAAACATATATCGGGGCTTATATCTCCATTGTTGGCGCGATTGTGACATTGGTACTGAATTACCTTTTAATCCCCACAATGAGTTATATGGGGTCTGCTATTGCTACAATTGCGGCTTACGGAAGCATGATGTTAATTTCTTATTACCTAGGAAATAAATACTACCCGATTCCCTATGATGCCAAAAAAATAGGAGGTTATCTTGCTTTATCAATAGGATTTTCGGCAGTTTCATTCTATGGATTCAGAGAGAATTATTATGTTGGAATTTCATTATTACTGGCATTCCTATATTTCATATATTACAATGAAAAAGAAACCTTAACCCGAATTTTAAACAGTAAAAAGAATTAA
- the dut gene encoding dUTP diphosphatase yields MKINIINKSNHSLPNYETKASAGMDLRANLTDSIILKPLERAIVKTGLFIELPIGYEAQVRPRSGLAAKNGITVLNSPGTIDADYRGEIGVILVNLSNVPFVVENGERIAQLIISKHERAEWFEVQELNETSRGEGGFGSTGVK; encoded by the coding sequence ATGAAAATAAACATCATCAATAAATCAAATCATAGTTTGCCAAATTATGAAACCAAAGCTTCGGCAGGAATGGACTTAAGAGCCAATTTAACCGATTCTATTATACTAAAACCATTAGAAAGAGCAATTGTAAAAACAGGTCTTTTCATCGAATTACCGATAGGATACGAAGCACAAGTGCGCCCAAGAAGCGGACTCGCTGCCAAAAACGGAATCACCGTTCTTAATTCACCCGGAACTATTGATGCGGATTATCGTGGCGAAATAGGAGTAATTTTAGTAAATTTATCCAACGTACCATTTGTCGTAGAAAATGGAGAACGCATCGCACAACTTATTATTTCCAAACACGAACGAGCCGAATGGTTCGAAGTTCAGGAATTAAATGAAACGTCAAGAGGTGAAGGCGGTTTTGGAAGCACGGGAGTGAAGTAA
- a CDS encoding nucleotidyltransferase substrate binding protein, translating to MENQDIRWKQRFDNFSRAINLLREPFEKDLSTLSQLEKEGIIQRFEFTFELAWKTLKDYMENDGLLLDTISPKGVLKDAYQAKYINNIAVWLKMINDRNLMSHTYNFATFEKIINSIKEEYLAVLDEFYFKLLEKRI from the coding sequence ATGGAGAATCAAGATATTAGATGGAAACAACGCTTTGATAATTTTAGCAGAGCAATTAATCTATTACGAGAGCCGTTTGAAAAGGATCTGTCAACTTTGTCTCAACTCGAGAAAGAAGGAATAATTCAACGTTTTGAATTTACTTTCGAGTTGGCATGGAAAACTTTAAAAGATTATATGGAAAACGATGGACTCCTTTTAGATACCATTTCTCCAAAAGGAGTGCTTAAAGATGCCTATCAAGCTAAATATATCAATAACATAGCAGTATGGCTGAAAATGATTAATGATAGAAATTTAATGAGTCATACGTATAATTTTGCCACATTCGAAAAAATAATTAACTCTATTAAAGAGGAATATCTTGCTGTATTAGATGAATTTTATTTTAAATTATTAGAAAAAAGAATCTAA
- a CDS encoding nucleotidyltransferase domain-containing protein, translated as MKYGISDENLNLLKNIFEKYDTIEEVILYGSRAKGNYSDRSDIDLAVKGNGIDRHLIGAVSLEISDSDFPFKIDLQDISEINNLKLLEHINRVGQIFYKK; from the coding sequence ATGAAATATGGGATTAGTGATGAGAATTTAAATCTGTTGAAAAATATATTCGAGAAGTATGATACTATCGAAGAGGTTATTCTTTATGGCTCGCGAGCAAAAGGGAATTATTCAGATAGAAGCGATATTGACTTAGCAGTTAAAGGCAATGGTATTGATAGACATTTAATAGGAGCTGTTTCATTAGAAATTAGTGATTCAGATTTTCCTTTTAAAATAGATTTACAGGACATTTCCGAAATAAATAATCTAAAACTTTTAGAACATATCAACCGAGTCGGACAAATTTTTTATAAAAAATAA
- a CDS encoding sugar phosphate nucleotidyltransferase produces MKIIVPMAGRGSRLRPHTLTIPKPLIPVAGKPIVHRLVEDIAGVLNQEIEEVAFIIHESFGKKVEEELVAIAEKLGAKGTIYYQNEALGTGHAIMCAKDSLSGPAVIAYADTLIRADFDLDTTADSVIWVKQVDEPEAFGVIKLNDLNEIVELVEKPKEFVSDLAVIGIYYFKDIAVLKNELQLVLDNNIIHGGEYQINDGIKQMMAKGMKFVPGKVDEWMDCGNKNVTVETNSRMLGFLHNDGAHLVDFDVKLENSTIIPPCYIGKDVVLINATVGPNVSLGNGCHVQNSTIKNSLVQTHSHIINANLDNAMIGNHASFDGNFTSISIGDYSVLE; encoded by the coding sequence ATGAAAATAATAGTACCAATGGCAGGACGTGGATCTCGCCTTAGACCACATACCTTAACTATTCCAAAACCATTAATTCCAGTCGCAGGAAAACCAATTGTCCATAGATTAGTGGAAGATATTGCAGGGGTTCTGAATCAAGAAATTGAAGAAGTAGCCTTTATAATTCATGAAAGTTTTGGTAAAAAAGTAGAAGAAGAATTAGTTGCAATTGCCGAGAAATTAGGAGCCAAAGGAACTATTTATTATCAAAATGAAGCACTTGGAACGGGACATGCCATTATGTGTGCCAAAGATTCCTTAAGTGGACCGGCGGTTATTGCATATGCTGACACTTTAATTCGTGCCGATTTCGATTTAGACACCACTGCCGACAGTGTTATTTGGGTAAAACAAGTGGATGAACCAGAAGCTTTTGGTGTAATCAAGTTAAACGACTTAAATGAAATAGTAGAATTAGTAGAAAAACCAAAAGAATTTGTTTCGGATTTAGCTGTGATTGGGATTTATTACTTCAAAGATATTGCCGTGTTGAAAAACGAGTTGCAATTGGTGTTAGATAATAACATTATTCACGGCGGCGAATATCAAATAAATGACGGAATTAAGCAAATGATGGCAAAGGGCATGAAATTTGTACCGGGTAAAGTAGACGAATGGATGGATTGCGGAAACAAGAACGTGACCGTTGAAACTAATTCCAGAATGTTGGGTTTTTTACATAATGATGGGGCGCATTTAGTGGACTTTGACGTGAAACTCGAAAATTCAACCATTATACCGCCTTGTTACATTGGAAAAGATGTGGTGTTGATTAATGCAACCGTTGGACCCAATGTGTCATTAGGAAACGGATGTCATGTGCAAAACAGCACCATAAAAAATAGTTTGGTGCAAACTCATTCGCATATAATAAATGCCAATTTGGATAACGCCATGATCGGGAATCATGCCAGTTTTGATGGTAATTTTACGAGTATCAGTATTGGAGATTATTCGGTATTGGAATAG
- a CDS encoding tetratricopeptide repeat protein has protein sequence MKKLSFLFMFFVLQCNSALLLAQIQPEEVKLDKDQFEDSFYESLIQKGIENYDKAIVALDKCVKLQPNNATVYFELGKNYLASKDYRNAYSSFEHATQIDPTNEWFWVGMYDVSYATRNFSQAITVINKLVTFDVKYKEDLASLYMATNQFDKALALINELNDTSGKTERRELYKMQILSEGKYQNTEISNLVTQIEKNPKEESNYIALINIYTRNNEEEKAFDTARKLAEAIPTSEWAQVSLFKIYLDNNEAQKAINAMNIALSSGKIDSKIKHRMLNEFLIFTDKNPQYSADLEKAIGYFDSDKEVNVAKEIGKFYQIKKQWDKAIKYYEKALKNGNSEEIETNLLLLQAYTEVKQFELVAKKAMSMIESFPSQPQFYYYLGLANNQLKQFKKAKEILEMGMDYLVDDKTLEINFNIQLGEAYNGLGDATKKELYFSKANQLLKEKKQ, from the coding sequence ATGAAGAAACTTTCATTTTTATTTATGTTTTTCGTTTTGCAATGCAATTCCGCTTTGCTATTGGCACAAATTCAACCCGAGGAAGTTAAACTGGATAAGGACCAGTTTGAGGATTCGTTTTATGAGTCATTGATTCAAAAAGGAATTGAAAATTACGACAAAGCAATTGTTGCTTTGGATAAATGTGTAAAATTACAGCCCAATAATGCAACGGTATATTTTGAATTGGGAAAAAATTATTTAGCATCCAAGGATTATAGAAATGCTTACAGTTCATTTGAACATGCCACCCAAATTGACCCCACCAATGAATGGTTTTGGGTGGGAATGTATGATGTGAGTTATGCAACCAGGAATTTCAGTCAGGCTATAACTGTTATCAATAAACTGGTTACATTCGATGTCAAATATAAGGAGGATTTAGCATCGCTTTATATGGCCACCAATCAGTTTGACAAAGCGTTAGCGCTCATTAATGAATTGAATGACACTTCCGGTAAAACGGAAAGACGAGAGTTATACAAAATGCAGATTTTATCCGAAGGGAAATATCAAAACACGGAAATATCAAATCTGGTAACCCAAATTGAGAAAAACCCCAAAGAAGAATCTAATTACATTGCATTAATAAATATATATACCAGAAATAACGAAGAGGAAAAGGCATTTGATACCGCCAGAAAATTAGCAGAAGCAATCCCAACATCGGAGTGGGCGCAAGTGAGTTTGTTTAAAATTTATTTAGACAATAACGAAGCTCAAAAAGCAATAAATGCAATGAATATCGCTTTGTCCAGTGGCAAAATAGATTCAAAAATTAAGCATAGAATGTTGAATGAGTTTTTGATTTTTACCGATAAAAACCCTCAGTATTCCGCAGATTTAGAAAAGGCAATCGGTTATTTTGATTCGGATAAAGAAGTTAATGTGGCAAAGGAGATTGGGAAGTTTTATCAAATTAAAAAACAATGGGATAAAGCCATTAAATATTATGAAAAAGCTTTAAAAAACGGAAATTCAGAAGAAATCGAAACGAATTTGCTTTTGCTTCAAGCATATACCGAAGTAAAACAATTTGAATTAGTCGCCAAAAAAGCCATGTCGATGATCGAGTCGTTTCCATCACAGCCCCAATTTTATTATTATTTGGGTTTGGCAAATAACCAATTGAAGCAATTTAAAAAAGCGAAAGAGATTTTGGAAATGGGAATGGATTATTTAGTAGACGACAAAACACTGGAGATAAATTTCAATATTCAGCTTGGTGAAGCATACAATGGTTTAGGAGATGCGACAAAAAAAGAACTGTATTTTTCTAAAGCCAATCAATTATTAAAAGAAAAAAAACAATGA
- a CDS encoding DUF4292 domain-containing protein: MKKISILVVLVLVMASCKTKAIAVAASNEPSTAANKMTAKKIIENHYNNKNNFSTLYIKSNARYADDKQTQNVTAEIKIKKDEQILISIRFLGITMAKALITPTSVSYYEKINSSYFEGNFSGLSQWLGTDLDFNKIQNMLIGDAIDDLNKGKYTESLIEQTYRLDDISSNNTKKSFFFDADKFLVKSQEITQTAENRMIKVAYADSKVYNEATLPTNVLINTFQKKGKTEINLDYNTVSFNEELSFPYSVPNGYKRIIIK, translated from the coding sequence ATGAAAAAAATTTCAATACTAGTAGTACTTGTCCTCGTGATGGCGTCATGCAAAACGAAAGCCATTGCAGTAGCGGCAAGCAATGAGCCAAGCACTGCGGCTAACAAGATGACGGCTAAAAAAATAATAGAAAATCATTACAACAATAAAAACAATTTTTCTACATTATATATTAAGTCAAATGCGCGATATGCCGATGACAAACAGACACAAAACGTTACCGCCGAAATAAAAATCAAGAAAGACGAACAGATTTTGATAAGCATTCGTTTTCTGGGAATTACAATGGCAAAAGCATTGATAACACCAACATCAGTTAGTTATTACGAGAAAATCAACAGCAGTTATTTTGAAGGTAATTTCAGTGGTTTGAGTCAATGGTTAGGTACTGATTTGGATTTTAATAAAATTCAAAACATGTTGATAGGAGATGCAATTGATGATTTGAATAAAGGAAAATACACGGAGTCACTGATAGAACAAACGTACAGATTAGACGATATTTCGAGTAATAATACTAAAAAATCGTTCTTCTTTGATGCTGATAAATTCTTGGTTAAAAGTCAGGAAATAACGCAAACTGCCGAAAACAGAATGATAAAAGTAGCGTATGCAGACAGCAAAGTGTATAATGAGGCTACATTGCCCACGAATGTTCTAATAAACACTTTTCAGAAGAAAGGTAAAACCGAAATAAATTTAGATTACAACACCGTATCCTTCAATGAAGAACTTTCTTTTCCTTATAGTGTTCCAAATGGGTATAAAAGAATTATAATTAAGTAA
- a CDS encoding murein hydrolase activator EnvC family protein, with translation MPKFLLSLILICTTSLLWSQESQQEKLEARKAQIQKEIRENEKLLQSVKKKEKSAVNVIVIQSTKIKLKEKLIATTEKQTKLLGNDMYVNQVKINKLKGELEVLKADYAKMIVKSYKSRSEESRAMFILSSENFLQAYKRAQYMKQYTNYRKMQGEEIKSKSDQLLDYNGKLNVQKTAKQKLIAEKEKERLSLEKEKREQEKVVSSIKKDKTKIQAEIRKKQQESRLIDRQVNRIVREAIAAANRKAALERAKANPSAPVSRAPVSSTKIELTPEAKLIADNFRSNRGRLPYPVEKGFISLGYGDQPHPVFSTLTIHNSGVEITTEQGSNARAVFGGEVTSVIVISPLNKAVMVQHGDFFTVYQNLSSVSVSKGDKVSIKQSLGRVRTNSETGKTIIKFLILQNTTYNNPQSWLSPR, from the coding sequence ATGCCAAAATTTCTCCTAAGCCTAATTTTAATATGCACTACTTCACTGCTGTGGAGCCAAGAATCACAACAAGAAAAATTAGAAGCACGAAAAGCTCAAATTCAAAAAGAAATCCGCGAAAACGAAAAGCTTTTGCAGAGCGTTAAGAAAAAAGAAAAAAGTGCCGTAAATGTCATTGTAATCCAAAGCACTAAAATAAAGCTAAAGGAAAAACTAATTGCCACTACCGAAAAGCAAACGAAGCTTTTGGGGAATGACATGTATGTTAATCAAGTAAAGATCAATAAGCTAAAAGGGGAATTGGAAGTCCTCAAAGCAGATTATGCTAAGATGATTGTAAAATCATATAAAAGTCGCTCTGAAGAAAGTAGAGCAATGTTCATTTTGTCGTCTGAGAATTTTTTGCAGGCTTACAAAAGAGCGCAATACATGAAGCAGTACACCAATTATCGCAAAATGCAAGGAGAGGAAATAAAATCAAAATCCGATCAACTTCTTGATTACAATGGTAAATTGAATGTGCAAAAAACAGCCAAACAAAAACTGATTGCCGAAAAAGAAAAGGAACGCTTATCTCTAGAAAAAGAGAAAAGAGAGCAAGAAAAAGTAGTTAGTTCTATTAAAAAGGATAAAACTAAAATTCAGGCTGAAATTAGAAAAAAACAGCAAGAGTCTCGTTTAATCGACAGACAAGTGAATCGAATAGTGCGTGAAGCCATTGCAGCCGCCAATAGAAAAGCAGCATTGGAAAGAGCGAAGGCCAATCCAAGTGCACCGGTTTCTAGAGCGCCAGTTTCCAGTACAAAAATAGAATTGACCCCAGAAGCTAAATTAATTGCGGATAACTTTAGATCCAATAGAGGTAGATTGCCTTATCCGGTAGAAAAAGGATTTATATCATTGGGTTATGGAGACCAGCCTCATCCTGTTTTTAGTACGTTGACAATTCACAACAGTGGTGTTGAAATTACAACAGAGCAGGGTTCTAATGCCAGAGCGGTATTTGGAGGAGAAGTAACAAGTGTTATTGTAATATCGCCTTTAAACAAAGCAGTAATGGTACAACACGGAGATTTCTTTACGGTATATCAAAACTTGAGTTCCGTTTCGGTGAGTAAAGGGGATAAAGTGAGCATTAAGCAAAGTTTAGGTAGAGTAAGAACTAACAGTGAAACAGGAAAAACAATTATCAAATTTTTAATCCTGCAAAACACAACTTACAATAATCCACAGAGTTGGTTGTCACCAAGGTAA
- a CDS encoding polysaccharide deacetylase family protein yields MKKSAFLVFASIFLLVSCNTKSDKPKTEAAEATETAAAVTKTTPQKTTANDAVKILSKKEVPILCYHNIKELKAGDGEMTKTYTVSPANFAQQMKALSDAGYHSILPNQLYDYLVYDAPLPSNPVMITFDDTRGEQFSIGAAEMKKYGFKGVFFVMTVSINRPNYLSKEQIKSLSDSGNVVAAHTWDHHMVTKYAGDDWNTQLVKPKAKLEEIIGKPVTYFAYPFGLWNKAAIPEIKKSGYQMAYILATKRDSVNPLYTIRRIIVAGQWSTPSTMEAIKSSFY; encoded by the coding sequence ATGAAAAAGAGTGCTTTTTTAGTTTTTGCCAGTATTTTTTTATTGGTGAGCTGTAACACAAAATCTGATAAACCCAAAACTGAAGCTGCTGAAGCTACAGAAACTGCGGCTGCTGTAACAAAAACAACACCGCAAAAAACGACTGCCAATGACGCGGTGAAGATTCTTTCCAAAAAAGAAGTGCCTATTTTATGCTATCATAATATTAAAGAACTTAAAGCAGGTGATGGTGAAATGACAAAAACATATACTGTTTCACCAGCCAATTTTGCTCAGCAAATGAAAGCCTTATCAGATGCCGGTTACCATAGTATTTTGCCCAATCAACTGTATGACTATCTTGTATATGATGCCCCATTGCCTTCAAATCCGGTAATGATCACCTTTGACGATACTCGAGGAGAACAATTTAGCATTGGTGCTGCCGAAATGAAAAAATATGGTTTCAAAGGAGTATTCTTTGTAATGACCGTTTCAATTAATCGTCCTAACTATTTGAGTAAAGAGCAAATTAAAAGTTTATCCGATAGTGGAAATGTTGTTGCAGCCCATACTTGGGATCATCATATGGTGACTAAATATGCTGGTGACGACTGGAATACACAATTGGTCAAACCAAAAGCTAAATTGGAAGAAATCATTGGCAAGCCAGTGACCTATTTTGCATACCCATTTGGCTTGTGGAATAAAGCGGCGATTCCTGAGATAAAAAAGAGTGGATACCAAATGGCCTATATTTTAGCAACAAAAAGAGATTCTGTTAATCCTTTGTATACGATTAGACGTATTATTGTTGCTGGTCAATGGTCTACGCCAAGCACTATGGAAGCTATAAAATCTTCTTTTTACTAA
- a CDS encoding alpha/beta hydrolase, producing the protein MKTTSFLKLTAGFFCMTIALSSCNKSANLSNETKKENMGTTTETMEVKDFATDPHIDKGTKEFLKVLNTGGTPVEQLSKEDARNVLVKAQASVKVDVSGIDESEKTITADGHTVKLNIVRPAGVKEKLPVFIFLHGGGWILGDYPTHKRLVRDLVVLSGCAAVFVNYTPSPEAKYPQPLNEIYAATKWVAEHGDEINVDGKKLAVVGNSVGGNMAIATGLMAKEKKGPEIKLMVLLWPVADSGFDTDSYKMYAKDRFLTAPLMKWMFDQYTTDPKQRKEIYVSPLQATVEQLQGLPPTSIHVAENDILRDEGEALGRKLDEAGVDVSTIRYNGVIHDFGMLNALAELPTTRIMLENAAAKLKKSLK; encoded by the coding sequence ATGAAAACAACCTCATTTTTAAAGCTAACAGCAGGATTTTTTTGTATGACAATTGCATTATCATCCTGTAATAAATCAGCTAATTTGTCTAATGAAACCAAAAAAGAGAACATGGGAACAACAACAGAAACAATGGAAGTAAAAGATTTTGCAACAGACCCTCATATCGATAAAGGGACAAAGGAATTTTTGAAAGTTTTAAATACGGGCGGAACGCCTGTGGAGCAACTTTCTAAAGAAGACGCACGAAATGTTCTTGTAAAAGCACAAGCATCCGTGAAAGTGGATGTTTCAGGAATTGATGAATCAGAAAAAACCATTACTGCAGACGGGCATACTGTAAAACTAAACATTGTACGTCCTGCAGGTGTCAAAGAAAAATTACCGGTTTTTATATTTCTCCATGGTGGTGGATGGATATTAGGAGATTATCCTACTCATAAAAGATTAGTTCGCGACCTGGTTGTACTTTCCGGATGTGCCGCGGTATTTGTAAACTATACGCCCTCACCCGAAGCTAAATACCCACAGCCGCTAAATGAAATCTATGCGGCAACTAAATGGGTGGCCGAGCATGGGGATGAAATAAATGTTGATGGTAAAAAACTAGCTGTTGTAGGGAATAGTGTAGGAGGGAATATGGCAATCGCTACTGGTTTGATGGCTAAAGAAAAAAAAGGTCCAGAAATAAAATTGATGGTATTGCTTTGGCCTGTTGCCGATTCAGGATTTGATACGGACTCGTATAAAATGTATGCCAAGGACCGATTTTTAACCGCACCGTTAATGAAATGGATGTTTGACCAATATACCACTGATCCTAAACAACGTAAAGAAATATATGTGTCGCCCTTACAGGCCACAGTGGAACAGTTACAAGGACTTCCTCCAACATCGATTCACGTGGCCGAAAATGATATTCTACGGGATGAAGGAGAAGCATTAGGCAGAAAACTGGATGAAGCAGGTGTCGATGTCAGCACGATACGTTATAATGGGGTGATTCACGATTTTGGAATGTTAAATGCCCTTGCTGAATTGCCTACCACTCGCATCATGCTTGAAAATGCTGCAGCGAAACTCAAAAAAAGCCTTAAATAA